The following coding sequences lie in one Nycticebus coucang isolate mNycCou1 chromosome 18, mNycCou1.pri, whole genome shotgun sequence genomic window:
- the LOC128570654 gene encoding nucleosome assembly protein 1-like 1 gives MPDVDNKEQCELDQDLGDDEEVEEEETGKETKIKARQLTVQMMQNPQILAALQERLDGLVETPTGYIESWPRVVKRRVNALKNLQVKCVQIEAKFYEEVHDLERKYAVLYQPPFDKRFEIISAIYEPTEEECEWKADEEDEISEELKEKAKIEDEKKDDEKEDPKGIPEFWLTVFKNVDLLSDMVREHHEPILKHLKDIKVKFSDAGQPMSSVLEFHFEPNEYFANEVMTKTYRMRSEPDDSDPFSFDGPEIMGCTGCQIDWKKGKNVTSKTIKKKQKHKGRGTVRTVTKTVSNDSFFNFFAPPEVPESGDLDDDAEVILAADFEIGHFLGERIIPRSVLYFTGEAIEDDDDDYDEEGEEADEEGEEEGDEENDPDYDPKKDQNPAECKQQ, from the coding sequence ATGCCAGACGTTGACAACAAAGAACAGTGTGAACTTGATCAAGATTTGGGTGACGATGAAGaagtagaagaagaagaaactggtaaagaaacaaaaatcaaagctCGTCAGCTGACTGTTCAGATGATGCAAAATCCTCAGATTCTTGCAGCCCTTCAAGAAAGACTTGATGGTCTGGTAGAAACACCAACAGGATACATTGAAAGCTGGCCTAGGGTAGTTAAAAGACGAGTGAATGCTCTGAAAAATCTTCAAGTTAAATGTGTACAGATAGAAGCCAAATTCTATGAGGAAGTTCATGATCTTGAGAGGAAGTATGCTGTTCTCTATCAACCTCCATTTGACAAGCGATTTGAGATTATTAGTGCGATTTACGAACCTACGGAAGAAGAATGTGAATGGAAAGcagatgaagaagatgaaatttCGGAGGAGCTGAAAGAAAAGGCCAAGATTGAAGATGAGAAAAAGGATGACGAAAAAGAAGATCCCAAGGGAATTCCTGAATTTTGGTTGACTGTTTTTAAGAATGTTGACTTGCTCAGTGATATGGTTCGGGAACACCATGAACCTATTCTGAAGCACTTGAAAGATATTAAAGTCAAATTCTCAGATGCTGGCCAGCCTATGAGTTCTGTCTTAGAATTTCACTTTGAACCCAATGAATATTTCGCAAATGAAGTTATGACAAAGACATATAGGATGAGGTCAGAACCAGATGATTCTGATCCCTTTTCTTTTGATGGACCAGAAATTATGGGTTGTACAGGGTGCCAGATAgattggaaaaaaggaaagaatgtcaCTTCGAAAACCATTAAGAAGAAGCAGAAACATAAGGGACGTGGGACAGTTCGTACTGTGACTAAAACTGTTTCCAATGActccttctttaatttttttgcaccTCCTGAAGTTCCTGAAAGTGGAGATCTGGACGATGATGCTGAAGTTATTCTTGCTGCAGACTTTGAAATTGGTCACTTTTTAGGTGAGCGTATAATCCCAAGATCAGTGTTATACTTTACTGGAGAAGCTATTGAAGATGATGACGATGATTATGATGAAGAAGGTGAAGAAGCAgatgaggaaggggaggaagaaggagatgAGGAAAATGATCCAGACTATGACCCGAAGAAGGATCAAAATCCAGCAGAGTGCAAGCAGCAGTGA